In Cryptomeria japonica chromosome 10, Sugi_1.0, whole genome shotgun sequence, a genomic segment contains:
- the LOC131040907 gene encoding uncharacterized protein LOC131040907 isoform X2: MWASVCTPFPVSLFHTADGNDKDYQAAEEAVQNFPKLDLISSSCIPSDVTYVGTSNYVNPIQGMPLESLNLLYWLLHPRYQLELVQNPAEELSIILPSKLQRGYQANEFNVASSPDHIMRVQKGTKNEEDLKTEFETIKLSFGSMFAFHGTSAENLHSILRCGLLNLSNTTLQRNGAIFGEGTYLSTDINVALSFSKAQEGWKDSCFGKKLQYVLLCEIAKGEKVFYTDKSGQSLRKVNDSSYSGPAHGSYIVVQNSDLIKIRYVYVYAEPRLKYESKLGIRTETTNTTACLEIKRLLGKQDWCRLLIVFYVILLLGISYFKSVNMHDKRRVSMI, encoded by the exons ATGTGGGCTTCAGTCTGCACGCCCTTTCCAGTTTCTCTTTTCCACACAGCAGATGGGAATGACAAGGACTATCAAGCTGCAGAGGAAGCTGTTCAAAATTTTCCCAAATTAGATCTTATATCATCATCTTGCATCCCAAGCGATGTGACTTATGTTGGAACATCTAATTATGTCAATCCAATTCAGGGCATGCCTCTGGAGTCACTGAACTTGTTATATTGGCTTTTGCACCCTCGTTACCAGCTAGAGCTGGTCCAGAATCCAGCAGAAGAGCTATCAATAATTTTACCCTCCAAACTACAGAGGGGATACCAAGCAAATGAGTTTAATGTTGCATCCTCTCCAGATCATATCATGCGA GTCCAGAAGGGAACAAAAAATGAAGAGGATCTGAAAACAGAATTTGAAACAATCAAATTGAGTTTTGGGAGTATGTTTGCTTTTCATGGAACATCAGCTGAAAATCTTCACAGTATTCTGCGATGTG GGTTACTGAACCTGAGCAATACAACATTGCAGCGAAATGGAGCCATATTTGGTGAAGGAACCTATCTTTCTACAGATATCAACGTTGCTCTGAGCTTTTCCAAAGCACAAGAGGGATGGAAAGATTCATGTTTTGGGAAAAAGTTGCAGTATGTGTTACTTTGTGAAATTGCCAAGGGTGAGAAAGTTTTCTACACTGATAAGAGTGGGCAGAGCCTAAGAAAAGTAAATGATAGCTCTTATTCAGGTCCTGCACATGGATCATATATTGTTGTCCAGAATAGTGATTTGATCAAGAtcagatatgtatatgtatatgcagaGCCAAGACTGAAGTATGAAAGTAAGCTTGGTATTAGAACAGAAACTACCAATACTACAGCATGCCTGGAAATCAAGAGACTCCTAGGAAAACAAGATTGGTGCAGGCTCCTTATTGTGTTTTATGTTATACTGTTATTAGGAATTTCATATTTTAAATCAGTTAACATGCATGATAAAAGGCGAGTTTCAATGATCTAG